One Algibacter sp. L3A6 genomic region harbors:
- the purL gene encoding phosphoribosylformylglycinamidine synthase — translation MIHFFGNVTSKIFAVQTTKELSTETITKLSWLFGDQPKIEQASLDAFFVGPRAAMITPWSTNAVEITQNMGISDIIRIEEFSASTEEFMDFDPMISEKFASLNQDTFTIDIKPEPILNIEDIAAYSAQEGLSLSTEEVEYLEGVAKKIGRPLTDSEVFGFSQVNSEHCRHKIFNGTFVIDGEEKPTSLFKLIRKTSETHPNDIVSAYKDNVAFVKGPVVEQFAPKTADKPDFYETKNYESVISLKAETHNFPTTVEPFNGAATGAGGEIRDRLAGGKGSLPLAGTAVYMTSYSRLEENRHWEQKFKARKWLYQTPMDILIKASNGASDFGNKFGQPLITGSVLTFEHAENASSSDSEPRKLGFDKVIMQAGGIGYGKADQALKDTPKEGDKIVILGGENYRIGMGGAAVSSADTGALSSGIELNAVQRSNPEMQKRAANAVRGMVESDENFIVSIHDHGAGGHLNCLSELVEDTGGHIDLDKLPVGDPTLSSKEIIGNESQERMGLVISEKHTEILQKIADRERSPMYTVGEVTGNNRFTFESKTKGDKPMDLALEDMFGSSPKTVLTDKTVVRNYKNPRYKTKNLKIYLEQVLQLEAVACKDWLTNKVDRCVGGKVAKQQCVGPLQIPLNNVGVMALDFKGKEGVATSIGHSPISGLINPVAGSRNSITEALTNLVWAPLKDGLNAVSLSANWMWPCKNEGEDARLYEAVKAISEFSIDLGINVPTGKDSLSMKQKYPDGDVISPGTVIISAGANCNDITKVVEPVLKQNGGNIYYINISQDDFKLGGSSFNQVLNAIGNETPNVKDAAYVKAVFNTIQNLITEDKIAAGHDVASGGLITTLLELCFADVNLGADLDLSKLGEEDAIKVLFAENSGIVFQADASVETILSENKIKAINIGSVNNTGQLNIKNNDESFSFDVSETRDVWYKTSYLLDKKQTANNLAEARFNNYKNQPLQYTFPKNFTGKLETFTGKRPKAAILREKGSNSEREMANAMYLAGFDVKDVHMTDLISGRETLEDIQFLGAVGGFSNSDVLGSAKGWAGAIKYNEKANKVIQDFFKREDTLSVGICNGCQLFMELEEINPEHEVHGKMIHNDSHKHESSFTSVKIQDNNSVMLSTLAGTELGVWISHGEGKFSLPLSEENYNIVAKYGYEGYPNNPNGSDYNTAMLSDKTGRHLVTMPHIERSTFQWNWANYPEGRTDEVSPWLEAFVNARLWIEKK, via the coding sequence ATGATTCATTTCTTTGGAAACGTAACCAGCAAGATATTTGCTGTTCAAACAACAAAAGAATTATCTACAGAAACCATAACAAAATTGTCTTGGTTATTTGGCGACCAGCCTAAAATAGAACAAGCATCTTTAGATGCTTTTTTTGTTGGCCCACGAGCTGCGATGATTACACCTTGGAGTACTAATGCTGTTGAAATTACTCAGAACATGGGGATTTCAGACATTATCAGAATTGAAGAATTTTCAGCTTCAACAGAAGAATTCATGGATTTCGACCCTATGATTTCAGAGAAATTCGCAAGCTTAAATCAAGATACTTTTACTATTGATATTAAGCCAGAACCTATTTTAAACATTGAGGATATTGCTGCTTACAGCGCCCAAGAAGGTCTATCTTTAAGTACTGAAGAGGTTGAATATTTAGAAGGTGTTGCTAAAAAAATTGGTCGTCCGCTAACAGATTCTGAAGTTTTCGGATTTTCACAAGTAAACTCTGAGCACTGTCGCCACAAAATTTTCAACGGAACTTTTGTAATTGATGGTGAAGAAAAGCCAACATCACTTTTCAAATTAATTAGAAAAACATCCGAAACACATCCAAACGATATTGTTTCTGCTTATAAAGATAACGTTGCGTTTGTAAAAGGTCCAGTTGTTGAGCAATTTGCTCCTAAAACAGCTGACAAACCAGATTTTTACGAAACAAAAAATTACGAGTCTGTTATTTCGCTTAAAGCGGAAACACATAACTTTCCAACAACCGTAGAGCCTTTTAATGGTGCTGCAACAGGTGCTGGTGGAGAAATTAGAGACCGTCTTGCTGGCGGAAAAGGGTCTTTACCTTTAGCAGGAACGGCTGTTTACATGACATCGTATTCTCGATTAGAAGAAAACCGCCATTGGGAACAAAAGTTTAAAGCTAGAAAATGGCTTTATCAAACTCCAATGGATATTTTAATAAAAGCTTCAAATGGTGCTTCAGATTTTGGAAACAAATTTGGACAACCTTTAATTACAGGTTCTGTTTTAACTTTTGAACATGCCGAAAACGCATCATCTAGCGATTCTGAACCAAGGAAATTAGGTTTCGATAAAGTAATTATGCAAGCTGGTGGTATAGGTTACGGTAAAGCAGACCAAGCCTTAAAAGACACACCAAAAGAAGGTGACAAAATCGTTATTCTTGGTGGTGAAAATTATAGAATTGGAATGGGAGGCGCTGCAGTTTCTTCTGCAGATACAGGTGCACTTTCATCTGGTATTGAGTTAAACGCAGTACAACGTTCTAATCCAGAAATGCAAAAACGTGCTGCCAATGCTGTTCGTGGTATGGTAGAAAGCGATGAAAACTTCATTGTTTCTATTCATGATCATGGTGCTGGTGGACACTTAAACTGTTTATCAGAATTAGTTGAGGATACCGGTGGACACATCGATTTAGATAAATTACCTGTTGGAGACCCAACACTTTCTTCAAAAGAAATTATTGGTAACGAGTCTCAAGAACGTATGGGCTTAGTGATTTCTGAAAAGCATACAGAAATACTTCAAAAAATTGCAGACCGAGAACGTTCGCCAATGTATACTGTTGGAGAGGTAACTGGTAACAATCGTTTTACTTTCGAATCTAAAACCAAAGGCGATAAACCAATGGATTTAGCTCTAGAAGATATGTTTGGTAGTTCACCAAAAACTGTTTTAACAGATAAAACTGTTGTTAGAAATTATAAAAACCCACGTTACAAAACCAAAAACTTAAAAATATACTTAGAGCAAGTTTTACAACTTGAAGCGGTAGCTTGTAAAGATTGGTTAACAAACAAAGTAGACCGTTGTGTTGGTGGTAAAGTTGCCAAGCAACAATGTGTTGGACCTTTACAAATTCCTTTAAACAATGTTGGTGTTATGGCACTAGATTTTAAAGGGAAAGAAGGTGTTGCAACCTCTATAGGCCACTCGCCTATTTCTGGTTTAATTAACCCTGTTGCAGGAAGTAGAAACTCAATAACAGAAGCACTTACAAACTTAGTTTGGGCACCATTAAAAGATGGTTTAAATGCGGTTTCGCTTTCAGCAAACTGGATGTGGCCTTGTAAAAACGAAGGTGAAGATGCACGTTTATACGAAGCTGTAAAAGCCATTTCAGAATTTTCTATAGATTTAGGAATTAATGTACCAACCGGGAAAGATTCACTTTCTATGAAACAAAAATATCCTGATGGTGATGTTATTTCTCCTGGAACGGTTATTATTTCTGCTGGTGCTAACTGTAATGATATTACTAAAGTTGTTGAACCTGTTTTAAAACAAAACGGTGGTAACATTTACTATATCAATATTTCTCAAGACGATTTTAAATTAGGAGGAAGCTCTTTCAACCAAGTCTTAAATGCTATTGGAAATGAAACCCCAAATGTAAAAGATGCAGCTTACGTAAAAGCTGTTTTCAATACCATTCAAAATTTAATAACAGAAGATAAAATTGCTGCTGGTCACGATGTGGCTTCTGGTGGTTTAATTACTACTTTACTAGAACTTTGTTTTGCCGATGTTAATTTAGGTGCCGATTTAGATCTTTCTAAATTAGGTGAAGAAGATGCTATAAAAGTACTTTTTGCTGAAAACTCAGGAATTGTTTTTCAAGCAGATGCTTCTGTAGAAACCATTTTATCAGAAAATAAAATAAAGGCTATAAATATTGGTTCGGTAAACAATACAGGACAATTAAACATTAAAAACAACGACGAGAGTTTCTCTTTCGATGTTTCAGAAACTAGAGATGTTTGGTATAAAACGTCTTATTTATTAGACAAAAAACAAACGGCAAATAATTTAGCTGAAGCACGTTTCAATAATTATAAAAATCAACCACTTCAATATACCTTCCCGAAAAATTTCACAGGAAAACTAGAAACTTTTACTGGCAAACGCCCTAAGGCTGCTATTCTTCGTGAAAAAGGATCAAACTCTGAGCGTGAAATGGCAAATGCCATGTATTTAGCTGGTTTTGATGTGAAAGATGTACACATGACAGATTTAATCTCTGGTCGTGAAACCTTAGAAGATATTCAGTTTTTAGGAGCTGTTGGTGGTTTTAGTAATTCTGATGTACTTGGTTCTGCAAAAGGATGGGCAGGCGCAATTAAATATAACGAGAAAGCAAATAAAGTAATTCAAGATTTCTTTAAAAGAGAAGATACTTTATCGGTTGGTATCTGTAATGGATGTCAATTATTCATGGAATTAGAAGAAATTAATCCAGAACATGAAGTACACGGAAAAATGATTCATAATGATTCTCATAAACACGAAAGTTCTTTCACATCTGTAAAAATTCAAGATAATAACTCTGTAATGCTTTCAACTTTAGCAGGAACAGAATTAGGTGTTTGGATTTCTCATGGTGAAGGTAAATTTAGCTTACCACTTTCCGAAGAAAACTATAATATTGTTGCAAAATACGGTTATGAAGGCTATCCAAATAATCCAAATGGATCAGATTATAATACAGCAATGCTTTCTGATAAAACAGGACGTCACTTAGTAACTATGCCACATATTGAGCGTTCTACGTTTCAATGGAACTGGGCAAATTACCCAGAAGGAAGAACGGACGAAGTTTCTCCTTGGCTAGAAGCTTTTGTGAATGCTAGATTATGGATCGAAAAAAAATAA
- a CDS encoding endonuclease, whose product MKHFYLFFLFVTALSFAQLAPPQNLQNYYQDVDFSQTGLDLFNDLAIETAAKHTQYLTYTPGIWEASKITDQDPDNLNNVLLIYGYSDTDGNYVTDRTRSNTSTGGNQGTDWNREHTFPNSLASPKLESTGKNVPPYADAHNLRPSDVRMNSNRGNLKYITNIGADGNPITTTAANISGSWYPGDEWKGDAARIIMYMYLRYGTQCKPSFVANGEANAIDSNMINLLLEWNAQDPVSIVEDQRNAYHGDVNNAYGQGNRNPFIDNPYLATAIWGGQTARNRWGESQPSDTQAPTVPANLVASNATINTVDLSWDSSTDDTGVTSYQIYVDGEYFISSQSGTSLTLTNLNPETTYSFSVLATDLANNKSELSDAVNATTLEDSTPVSSACITETFENLVSTVGSNDSQYTDRTWTGNDEGIWTATLARIDQVILPESKAITFDARGTKTGNVTSPMFSGGIGSLTATTQRAYSGGSGNLDVIVNGNVVGSLPYGDSAQTTTISNINITGNVTIVITENTSGGDRVTLDDLSWTCYTSLNTDDKFLEELKIYPNPVKGSNINIDTNEPLEFGIYDILGKQTNRGIISSSVQSIDLANLKQGVYILKLSSEARSVTKKIVKQ is encoded by the coding sequence ATGAAGCACTTTTACTTATTCTTTTTATTTGTTACAGCTTTAAGTTTTGCTCAGCTAGCACCGCCACAAAACCTACAAAACTATTACCAAGATGTCGATTTTTCGCAAACAGGACTAGATCTTTTTAACGATTTAGCTATAGAAACAGCTGCAAAACACACCCAGTACCTTACATATACGCCAGGTATTTGGGAAGCAAGTAAAATAACCGACCAAGATCCAGACAACCTCAATAATGTATTACTAATCTACGGTTACAGCGATACCGACGGCAACTACGTTACAGACAGAACTCGTAGTAACACTTCAACAGGTGGTAATCAAGGCACCGATTGGAATAGAGAACACACATTTCCGAATTCTTTAGCGAGTCCTAAATTAGAAAGTACAGGTAAAAATGTACCTCCCTATGCCGATGCTCACAACCTGAGACCTTCAGATGTTAGAATGAACTCTAACCGTGGAAATTTAAAATACATTACCAATATTGGAGCAGATGGTAACCCAATTACAACTACAGCTGCTAATATTTCTGGAAGCTGGTATCCCGGAGACGAGTGGAAAGGTGATGCTGCGAGAATTATTATGTACATGTATTTAAGGTATGGAACACAATGCAAACCTTCGTTTGTAGCTAATGGAGAAGCCAACGCTATCGATTCAAACATGATTAATCTTCTTTTAGAATGGAATGCACAAGATCCAGTTTCTATAGTTGAAGACCAAAGAAACGCTTATCACGGAGACGTTAATAATGCTTACGGACAAGGAAACAGAAATCCATTTATTGACAACCCATATTTAGCAACGGCTATTTGGGGCGGACAAACTGCACGTAACCGTTGGGGAGAATCTCAACCAAGCGATACACAAGCACCAACAGTACCTGCAAATTTAGTAGCAAGTAACGCAACAATTAATACAGTAGATTTAAGTTGGGATTCTTCTACAGATGATACCGGTGTTACTTCTTATCAAATTTATGTCGATGGGGAATATTTTATTTCTTCGCAATCAGGAACCTCTTTAACACTTACCAACTTAAACCCTGAGACAACTTACAGTTTTTCAGTACTTGCTACAGATTTAGCTAATAACAAATCAGAATTAAGTGATGCTGTAAACGCGACGACTTTAGAAGATTCTACGCCAGTAAGTAGCGCATGTATCACAGAGACTTTCGAAAACTTGGTTTCCACAGTAGGATCTAATGACAGCCAATATACTGACAGAACATGGACAGGTAATGATGAAGGCATATGGACAGCAACTCTAGCTAGAATCGATCAAGTAATTTTACCAGAAAGCAAAGCCATTACTTTTGATGCAAGAGGCACCAAAACGGGTAATGTTACGTCTCCAATGTTTTCAGGAGGTATTGGTAGCTTAACAGCAACTACTCAAAGAGCTTACAGCGGAGGTTCTGGAAATTTAGACGTTATAGTAAATGGTAACGTTGTTGGCTCACTACCTTATGGAGACTCAGCACAAACAACAACCATTTCTAATATCAATATTACTGGCAATGTAACTATTGTAATTACAGAAAACACAAGTGGTGGAGATCGTGTAACTCTAGATGATTTGTCTTGGACTTGTTACACCTCATTAAATACAGATGATAAATTTTTAGAAGAGCTAAAAATATACCCAAACCCAGTAAAAGGAAGCAATATTAATATTGACACCAACGAACCTCTAGAATTTGGTATCTACGATATTCTTGGAAAGCAAACCAATAGAGGCATAATTTCTTCTTCTGTGCAAAGCATAGATTTAGCAAACTTAAAGCAAGGTGTATATATTTTAAAACTTTCTTCTGAAGCAAGAAGCGTTACTAAAAAAATAGTAAAACAATAA
- a CDS encoding RsmB/NOP family class I SAM-dependent RNA methyltransferase, with the protein MRLHRNLCFAVIDGLTLIFNEGKYADKVIQQLLKRDKRWGARDRGFVAETTYEMVRWKRLYAEIAEVKEPFDRDNLWRMFAVWATLKGVKLPDWKYFEGTPLRRIKGRYDELSNNRKFKESIPDWMDEIGVKELGKELWSKEIEALNVQADVILRVNTLKTTKEELQTALFDLDIETDFLPDHPSALKLKERANVFSTEMFKNGHFEVQDASSQLVAEFLNVEPGMRVVDACAGAGGKTLHLASLMENKGQIIAMDIYGNKLNELKRRAKRNGAHNIENRTIESTKVIKKLYDKADRVLIDAPCSGLGVLRRNPDAKWKLQPEFIDKIKKTQQEIIQQYCKMVKPGGQMVYATCSVLPSENQDQVAIFLKSEAGENFSLVKDKKVMAHKSGFDGFYMALLERKVN; encoded by the coding sequence ATGCGATTACACAGAAATTTATGCTTTGCGGTTATTGACGGTTTAACCCTAATCTTCAACGAAGGAAAATACGCCGATAAGGTTATACAACAACTTTTAAAACGCGATAAGCGTTGGGGAGCGAGAGACCGTGGTTTTGTTGCCGAAACTACTTATGAAATGGTACGATGGAAACGTCTATATGCCGAAATTGCCGAAGTAAAAGAACCTTTTGACCGTGACAACCTGTGGCGTATGTTTGCTGTTTGGGCAACTTTAAAAGGTGTAAAATTACCAGACTGGAAATATTTTGAAGGCACACCATTACGCCGTATTAAAGGGCGCTATGATGAGCTTTCTAACAATAGAAAATTTAAAGAATCTATCCCAGATTGGATGGACGAAATTGGAGTAAAAGAATTAGGTAAAGAACTTTGGAGTAAAGAAATTGAAGCTTTAAACGTACAAGCCGATGTTATTTTACGTGTTAACACATTAAAAACAACTAAGGAAGAACTACAAACTGCCTTATTTGATTTAGATATTGAAACCGATTTTTTACCAGATCACCCAAGTGCTCTAAAATTAAAAGAGCGTGCTAATGTATTTTCTACGGAAATGTTCAAAAACGGACATTTTGAAGTACAAGATGCCTCTTCTCAATTGGTTGCTGAGTTTTTAAATGTAGAACCTGGTATGCGTGTTGTAGATGCTTGTGCTGGCGCTGGAGGAAAAACATTGCACCTTGCATCTTTAATGGAAAACAAAGGACAAATTATTGCCATGGATATTTATGGTAATAAATTGAACGAATTAAAAAGACGTGCAAAACGTAATGGTGCTCATAATATTGAAAACCGTACAATAGAATCTACTAAAGTTATTAAAAAACTTTACGATAAAGCAGATCGTGTTTTAATCGATGCGCCTTGTTCTGGCTTAGGTGTTTTAAGAAGAAACCCTGATGCTAAATGGAAACTTCAGCCTGAGTTTATCGATAAAATCAAGAAAACACAACAAGAAATTATCCAACAGTATTGTAAAATGGTTAAACCTGGCGGACAAATGGTTTACGCAACTTGCTCGGTATTACCTTCGGAAAACCAAGACCAAGTAGCAATCTTTTTAAAATCGGAAGCGGGAGAGAATTTCTCTTTAGTTAAGGATAAAAAAGTAATGGCTCATAAATCTGGATTCGACGGATTTTACATGGCACTTTTAGAACGTAAAGTGAACTAA